A genomic stretch from Pseudoliparis swirei isolate HS2019 ecotype Mariana Trench chromosome 18, NWPU_hadal_v1, whole genome shotgun sequence includes:
- the slc6a11b gene encoding sodium- and chloride-dependent GABA transporter 3, translated as MTAETSGPVVKGKSEDGRDPEGSSTSLDKVQIKERGQWNNKIEFVLSVAGEIIGLGNVWRFPYLCYKNGGGAFFIPYVIFFVCCGIPVFFLETAMGQFTTEGGITCWRKICPLFEGIGFATQVIAAYLNVYYVVILAWAIFYFFNCFTTELPWAACGHYWNTENCVDSFGDNRTNITNVNATSPVIEFWERRVLKISDGIEHIGGLRWELAMCLALAWFICYFCIWKGPKSTGKVVYVTATFPYIMLLVLLIRGVTLPGAFEGIMFYLYPDMSRLSDPQVWVDAGTQIFFSYAICLGCLTALGSYNSYNNNCYRDCLMLCCLNSGTSFVAGFAIFSVLGFMAYEQNVPIEAVAVSGPGLAFIAYPKAVTMMPLSPLWAGLFFLMLIFLGLDSQFVCVESLVTAVVDMYPETFRRGNRRELLILSMSIVSFFIGLIMCTEGGMYVFQLFDSYAASGMCLLFVAIFESICIGWVYGSDRFYRNVEDMIGYKPIFFIKWCWMILTPGICSAIFLFFLIKYKPLKYNNVYVYPDWGYGIGWFMAVSSMICIPLGMVWKIWITPGTFSERIKKLTTPSPDLKMRGKLAAISPYAANDATLKVDGKISTISEKETHF; from the exons ATGACAGCTGAGACGAGCGGGCCCGTTGTAAAGGGTAAATCAGAGGATGGCAGAGACCCGGAAGGGTCCAGCACCAGCCTAGACAAGGTGCAGATCAAAGAGAGGGGCCAATGGAACAACAAGATTGAGTTTGTCCTTTCTGTCGCTGGAGAGATCATCGGGCTGGGTAACGTCTGGAGGTTTCCTTACCTCTGCTACAAGAATGGAGGAG GTGCATTCTTCATTCCATATGTCATCTTCTTTGTGTGCTGCGGTATCCCTGTGTTTTTCCTGGAGACTGCCATGGGTCAGTTCACCACTGAGGGAGGCATCACCTGCTGGAGGAAAATCTGCCCGCTATTTGAGG GAATTGGATTTGCAACGCAAGTGATTGCAGCTTATCTAAACGTGTACTATGTGGTAATCCTTGCCTGGGCCATCTTCTACTTCTTCAACTGCTTCACCACAGAGCTGCCGTGGGCTGCCTGTGGGCATTACTGGAACACAG AGAACTGTGTCGACTCCTTTGGAGATAATAGAACCAACATTACAAACGTCAATGCAACCTCTCCAGTCATTGAGTTCTGGGA ACGCAGAGTACTGAAGATTTCAGATGGTATTGAGCACATAGGGGGACTCCGCTGGGAGCTCGCCATGTGCCTGGCCCTGGCCTGGTTCATCTGCTACTTCTGCATCTGGAAGGGACCCAAGTCAACTGGCAAG GTTGTGTATGTGACGGCTACATTTCCGTACATCATGTTGTTGGTCCTGCTGATCAGAGGAGTGACGCTACCAGGAGCATTCGAAGGCATCATGTTCTACCTCTACCCGGACATGTCACGTCTCTCTGACCCTCAG GTGTGGGTGGATGCTGGAACTCAAATCTTCTTCTCGTATGCCATCTGCTTGGGCTGTCTCACGGCTCTGGGAAGTTACAATTCCTACAACAATAACTGTTACAG GGACTGCCTCATGCTGTGTTGTCTAAACAGCGGCACCAGCTTTGTAGCGGGTTTTGCCATCTTCTCAGTGCTGGGCTTCATGGCCTACGAACAAAATGTTCCCATCGAGGCTGTGGCAGTATCTG GTCCTGGTCTTGCATTCATTGCATATCCAAAGGCTGTTACTATGATGCCTCTGTCTCCACTCTGGGCCGGTCTCTTCTTTCTGATGCTCATCTTCCTCGGTCTGGACAGTCAG tttgtgtgtgtggagagtttGGTGACGGCTGTGGTGGACATGTACCCAGAGACCTTTAGGAGAGGCAACCGCAGAGAGCTGCTGATTCTGAGCATGTCTATCGTCTCCTTCTTCATCGGACTCATCATGTGTACGGAG GGAGGAATGTACGTCTTCCAGCTGTTTGACTCGTACGCTGCCAGCGGGATGTGTTTGCTGTTTGTGGCCATATTTGAGTCCATATGTATCGGCTGGGTGTATG GAAGTGACAGATTCTACCGAAATGTTGAGGACATGATTGGCTACAAGCCTATCTTCTTCATCAAATGGTGCTGGATGATCCTGACCCCGGGCATCTGTTCT GCAATTTTCCTGTTCTTCCTGATTAAATACAAGCCGCTGAAGTACAACAACGTGTACGTCTACCCTGACTGGGGCTACGGTATCGGCTGGTTCATGGCCGTATCCTCGATGATCTGCATCCCACTGGGTATGGTCTGGAAGATCTGGATAACTCCTGGCACCTTCTCTgag AGAATAAAGAAGTTGACGACTCCGAGCCCGGACCTGAAAATGCGAGGGAAGCTCGCCGCCATCAGTCCTTATGCAGCCAACGATGCAACACTCAAGGTTGATGGGAAGATATCCACCATCTCAGAGAAGGAGACACATTTCTAA